A window of the Hordeum vulgare subsp. vulgare chromosome 5H, MorexV3_pseudomolecules_assembly, whole genome shotgun sequence genome harbors these coding sequences:
- the LOC123399483 gene encoding protein TIC 62, chloroplastic: protein MPPSVQPLHGHWAEDGGGDEERAPRYPARSTRPRHVGHHTSTLDAIRGHEQPPRGVGDQGNPGDIRGVTGAAETYNGSIDMDAKAVAVSLSAPLPRCRVAGGNGPLACSASARRSRRCGYHHGAPRISLARPSSSARSFPAGRVYAMAAAAAPVKEQDLVFVAGATGKIGSRTVRELIKLGFRVRAAVRSKERASPLVQSVERLELGEGTAAASRLELVECDLEKQGEAGIKAAIGDAALVVCSIGASEKEILDVTGPYRIDYVATANLVRAAAKAGVEHFVLVTSLGTTRFGFPAALLNLFWGVLCWKKMAEEALVASGVPYTIVRPGGMERPTDAYKETHNLVVSPRDTYVGGLVSNLQVAELIACVAKNRRAAYCKVVEVVAETTAPLLPTEDLLARVPSDPGRAPPPAPAAPAVVTEAPKEPPPAAAAAPPPAAAPPATAAEPAPVAAPPAPSPAPAAAAKAERPLSPYAAYEGLKPPSSPTPSFSSGTTGQAAKESPPAPAPAPAPAPAPAAPASPPPPPAAPAAAKQRPLSPYAAYEGLKPPSSPTPSRSSSKKKDDGDSPSPPPSAASPDAATTTTTAEAAAESSSPLLDSNANGVPPTAAPATADPGRPLSPYARYEDLKPPTTPTPSAPKV, encoded by the exons ATGCCACCCTCGGTTCAACCCTTGCATGGACACTGGGCGGAAGATGGAGGAGGGGATGAGGAGAGGGCCCCACGTTATCCCGCCAGGAGCACGCGGCCGCGCCACGTCGGACACCACACATCGACCCTCGACGCGATACGAGGCCACGAGCAGCCGCCGCGGGGGGTCGGAGATCAGGGGAATCCGGGTGACATCCGAGGAGTAACTGGAGCGGCAGAGACCTACAACGGTTCGATCGACATGGATGCCAAGGCCGTCGCCGTGTCCCTCTCGGCGCCGCTGCCCCGGTGCCGCGTCGCCGGCGGCAACGGCCCGCTCGCGTGCTCTGCATCCGCGCGGAGGTCGCGCAGGTGCGGGTACCACCATGGCGCGCCTCGTATATCACtcgctcgcccctcctcctctgctcGCTCCTTCCCCGCCGGCCGCGTCTATGCTATGGCGGCGGCAGCTGCGCCGGTGAAGGAGCAGGACCTCGTCTTCGTCGCCGGCGCCACCGGGAAGATCGGCTCCCGGACCGTAAG GGAGCTCATCAAGCTGGGCTTCCGCGTCCGCGCCGCCGTCCGGAGCAAGGAGAGAGCGTCACCCCTCGTGCAGAGCGTTGAGCGGCTGGAGCTCGGCGAAGGGACCGCCGCCGCCTCGAGGCTGGAGCTGGTCGAGTGCGACCTGGAGAAGCAGGGCGAGGCGGGCATCAAGGCGGCCATCGGCGACGCGGCGCTCGTGGTGTGCTCCATCGGCGCCAGCGAGAAGGAGATCCTCGACGTCACGGGCCCCTACCGCATCGACTACGTGGCCACCGCCAACCTCGTGCGCGCCGCGGCCAAGGCCGGCGTCGAGCACTTCGTCCTCGTCACCTCCCTCGGCACCACCAGATTCGGCTTCCCGGCCGCCCTCCTGAA CTTGTTCTGGGGCGTTCTGTGCTGGAAGAAGATGGCGGAGGAGGCGCTGGTGGCCAGCGGCGTCCCGTACACGATCGTGCGGCCGGGGGGCATGGAGAGGCCGACGGACGCGTACAAGGAGACGCACAACCTGGTGGTGTCGCCGCGGGACACGTACGTCGGCGGCCTCGTGTCCAACCTGCAGGTGGCGGAGCTGATCGCGTGCGTGGCCAAGAACAGGAGGGCGGCGTACTGCAAGGTGGTGGAGGTCGTTGCCGAGACCACCGCGCCGCTGCTGCCCACGGAGGACCTCCTCGCCAGGGTCCCCTCCGACCCCGGCAGGGCACCGCCCCCAGCTCCCGCGGCTCCGGCCGTCGTTACAGAGGCGCCGAAGGAGCCGCctccagcagcggcggcggcaccACCACCAGCCGCAGCACCTCCGGCAACGGCAGCGGAACCAGCACCAGTTGCAGCACCCCCAGCACCGTCACCGGCACCAGCTGCGGCAGCAAAAGCAGAGCGGCCGCTCTCGCCATACGCGGC GTACGAAGGGTTGAAGCCGCCGTCGTCACCGACACCCAGCTTTAGCAGCGGCACCACCGGCCAGGCAGCGAAGGAGTCGCCCCCTGCGCCGGCAccggcaccagcaccagcaccagcaccagctgctccggcttctcctccacctcctccggctgctcctgctgctgcaaAGCAACGTCCGCTCTCACCCTATGCAGC GTACGAGGGGTTGAAGCCACCGTCTTCCCCAACCcccagcaggagcagcagcaagaaaaaggatgacggCGATTCTCCTTCGCCACCGCCCTCCGCCGCCTCTCCGGATGCGGCgactaccaccaccaccgccgaggCTGCAGCCGAGTCGTCGTCGCCGCTGTTGGATTCCAACGCCAATGGCGTTCCTCCCACCGCCGCCCCTGCCACTGCTGATCCAGGGCGCCCGCTTTCACCATACGCCAG GTACGAAGACCTGAAGCCTCCAACCACGCCAACTCCATCCGCGCCAAAAGTATAG